Proteins co-encoded in one Pseudopipra pipra isolate bDixPip1 chromosome 12, bDixPip1.hap1, whole genome shotgun sequence genomic window:
- the RHCG gene encoding ammonium transporter Rh type C — MDRPRHQGMVKNTYMRWRLPLVCLLWEVAMIVLFGVFVRFGPEADAHWEEEKRELNLTSDMENDFYFRYPSFQDVHVMIFVGFGFLMTFLKRYGFGAVGFNFLLAAFGIQWALLMQGWFHSFKNGKILIGVENLINADFCVGSVCIAFGAILGKTSPIQLLVMTLFQVTLFSVNEYILLNLLHVKDAGGSMTIHTFGAYFGLTVTRILYRPNLEQSKDKQGSVYHSDLFAMIGTLYLWMYWPSFNSAISEHGDAQHRSAINTYCSLAACVLTTMAFSSMLQKKGKLDMVHIQNATLAGGVAVGTSAEMMLTPYGSLIVGSISGIVSTVGYVYFTPFLESRLHIQDTCGIHNLHAMPGLIGGIVGAITAAAATEDVYGKEGFIKAFDFTDVYQTRTPSVQGGFQAAGIVVSLLMAFVGGAIVGGILKLPIWGDAAAENCFEDEVYWEVPEDEESDVYHMHNPDKPTSP, encoded by the exons AGGTGGCCATGATTGTCCTCTTTGGGGTCTTCGTGCGCTTCGGCCCTGAAGCTGATGCACACTGGGAGGAAGAGAAGCGAGAGCTGAACCTGACCAGTGACATGGAGAATGATTTCTACTTCCGATACCCAT cTTTCCAGGATGTCCATGTGATGATCTTTGTGGGCTTTGGCTTTCTCATGACGTTCCTCAAGCGTTATGGATTCGGAGCTGTGGGCTTCAATTTCCTCCTTGCTGCCTTTGGGATCCAGTGGGCTCTCCTGATGCAAGGATGGTTCCACTCTTTCAAGAATGGAAAGATCCTCATTGGAGTGGAGAA ccTGATCAATGCTGATTTCTGCGTGGGCTCTGTGTGCATTGCCTTTGGGGCCATCCTGGGCAAAACCAGCCCCATACAACTCCTCGTCATGACTTTGTTTCAAGTCACGCTCTTTTCAGTGAATGAGTACATCCTCCTCAACCTGCTCCAT GTAAAGGACGCAGGTGGCTCCATGACCATTCACACCTTCGGAGCTTACTTTGGCCTCACAGTGACACGTATCCTGTACAGACCCAACCTGGAGCAGAGTAAGGACAAGCAGGGCTCCGTGTACCACTCCGACCTCTTTGCTATGATCG GTACCCTGTACCTATGGATGTACTGGCCCAGTTTTAACTCAGCCATTTCTGAGCACGGGGATGCCCAGCACCGCTCAGCCATTAACACATACTGCTCACTGGCTGCCTGTGTCCTCACCACCATGGCCTTCTCCAGCATGCTGCAGAAGAAGGGCAAGCTTGACATG GTTCACATCCAGAACGCCACGCTGGCGGGCGGCGTGGCCGTGGGCACCAGCGCGGAGATGATGCTGACTCCGTACGGCTCCCTCATTGTCGGGTCCATCTCTGGCATCGTGTCCACAGTGGGGTATGTCTACTTCACG CCTTTTTTGGAGTCTAGGTTGCACATTCAGGACACATGTggcatccacaacctccatGCCATGCCAGGCCTTATTGGTGGCATTGTGGGGGCcatcacagcagctgcagctacAGAGGATGTATATGGAAAGGAAGG GTTCATCAAGGCGTTTGACTTCACTGACGTGTACCAGACGAGGACACCCAGTGTCCAAGGAGGGTTCCAGGCGGCCGGGATTGTGGTGTCTCTGCTGATGGCGTTTGTCGGGGGGGCCATTGTCG GGGGCATCCTGAAGCTGCCCATCTGGGGGGACGCCGCCGCCGAGAACTGCTTCGAGGACGAGGTTTACTgggag GTGCCGGAGGACGAGGAGAGCGACGTGTACCACATGCACAACCCCGACAAACCCACGTCGCCCTga